The genomic stretch GTTTCTAATGCAAATTTTAATCTGTAAAGAATGCGAAGAAACCATTGAGTACACTGAGTATAAAAAAGTTGTCAAAATCTATTCAACTTGCGAAACTTGCAAAAACGAAGCTACTAATTCAACTGCAGAATAATATATATACTAATTAATGGAAACCAGCAAACTTAATTTCATTCTTTCGGTTTTCTACAATTATTCCAAATATTAAACGGAAAGAGGCACTTCCAAGCTAGGATGGTGCCTCTCATGCTGTTTTGAGTCGGATTAATTTATTAATTGCATCACTTTTACTTATAAATGGGCCGCTTTGACCATTTAGCATACGTAATTCA from Arthrobacter citreus encodes the following:
- a CDS encoding GapA-binding peptide SR1P codes for the protein MQILICKECEETIEYTEYKKVVKIYSTCETCKNEATNSTAE